The sequence GCGGTACATCGACTCTCCGAAGGCGTCGCTGCGGGCGCGGGTGGTCTGGGCTTCGCCGCGTGGCCTGTTGCCTGCCAGAAAGCCACGTGCCAGCGGACTCCAGGGAATGACGCCCACACCGTCTTCCATGCACAGGGGAATCATCTCGCGCTCTTCCTCGCGGTACACCAGATTGTAGTGATTCTGCATCGAAACAAAGCGCGTCAGGCCGTGCAGATCGGCGGCGTGCTGCATTTTGGCGAACTGATACGCCGCCATGCTGCTCGCGCCGATGTAGCGCACCATGCCCTGCCGCACCAGATCGTGCAGAGCAGTCATGGTTTCCAGAATCGGCGTATGTGGGTCGAAGCGGTGAATCTGGTACAGGTCGATATAATCGGTGCCCAGGCGCTTCAGACTGGCCTGCGCCGCGCTCATGATGTGGGCGCGTGACAGCCCCCTGTCGTTGGGACCGTCGCCCATCTTGCCGTGAACCTTGGTGGCGATCACGACCTGATCTCGCTGCGCCATGTCTTTCAGTGCGCGGCCCACGATTTCTTCGCTGCGCCCAAGCGAGTACACATCGGCGGTATCGAAGAAGGTGATACCCGCCTCCAGCGCCCGCGCAAGAAAGGGGCGGCTCGGCTCTTCGGGCAACACCCAGTCGCGCCAGGCGGGATCACCGTAGGTCATGGTGCCGAGCGAGAGGCGCGAGACGTTCAGACCGCTGGTGCCGAGGCGTACATAGTCCATACCCCGACTATTCCACAGCCCACAGCACCTGAATGAGTCAACACCAGCAGGCTTCAGGCGATTAAGCAATCAGAAAGAAAGGCCCTCTCGGGCCATGTTGCCTAAAAGAGGGCGTTCTCAGCTCGCCTCTTCAAATTCGAACACGGGCTCCTCGGCATTCTGGTCGAGACCGGGAATCGCCAGGATTGCCAGCATCAGCGCTGCCAGCACGCAGGCGATCCCGACCGGGTAGAAGACGAACAGCGCAGGGACGGCCAGCAGGGCCATACCCAGCGCACCGATCAGAGTCACCAACGTCATTCTGCTCATACTGCCAGCATGACGGCTGCACCGCTCCGGAAGTGTGGAAGCGCCTAAAGCTTCGTTTGAACAAAAGTCATCAACAATTGATGCGGCCCAGAGCAGCTCTTCAGAGTTCGGGGGTATGGTGCTTTCCTGCTGTGAACACGGCTTTTCTGAGGACACGCTCAGCACGTTCAGCGGGCGCTTCCGGAAGTTCGGTCTGCTCGCTGCTCTAGACTTCGCCCATGCAGATCAATGGTCTTGAACTCAATGTCCAGCAGAGTGGAAGTGGTCAGCCGCTGGTGCTGCTGCACGGTCTGAGCAGCGACATCACGGCGATGCAGCCCCAGATCGACGCCTTCAGCGAGCAGTTTCACGTGATCGCCCTCGACAGCCGGGGTCACGGGCGCTCGGACAGGCCCGCCGAGTACACGCTGCAAGACCACATCTCCGACGTGATCGGTGTGATGGACGCCCTCGATCTGCCCACGGTCTTTCTGATGGGCAGTTCGATGGGCAGCTACGTCGCGCAGGGTGTGGCGACCCGGCAGCCGCAGCGGGTATCGAAGCTGGTACTCGTCACGCCCAAGGCCAGCGGTCAGACTTCCTCTTCGGCTCGGCTGCTGGCCCAGCACGCTGCCGAACTCGAAGGCCGCTCGCCCGAAGAAGTGCAGGCGTTTCTGGCAGACAAGCTCTTTGCCCCGACCACCTCTACGGAAATCAAGGCGATGATGGCGGAGTCCATGCAGCAACACGCCCAGGCAGGTCTGACCCTGACGCCTGCTCAGTACCTCGCTGCCAACCGGGCGCTGGAAGGGTTTGACTTCCGGGACGTGCTGCCGCAGGTGACTGCAAAAACTCTGATTCTGAGCGGGCGCTTCGATCCGCTCAACTCTGTTCAGGACGGCGAAGAGATCGCCCGCCTGATTCCGGACGCCCGGCTGGAAGTGCTGGAATACTCCGGGCATCTGCCGAATATCGAGGAGCCGGAGCGCCTGCATCAGCTCGTGCTGGATTTTCTGCGGGAGTAGGGCACGCGGAAACTGTCAGGGGCCGGGCGTCTGTTCTGAGACGTCCGGCCCCTCCGTTTCCCGACCTGACAGGCCAACTGGTTCTACACGCCGCCTTTTTTAGACGCCCACGGGCAGGCCGCTGCGGGCGCTCTCATAGCCGCCCAGCACCAGCCGCACGCTTTCACGTCCGTCCTCGCCGGTACAGACGATGGGCGTTCCCTGCGTGATGGACGCCAGGAAGTGCTGCACACTCCGCACGTGGCCGTTGGCACCGTCCGCGAAGTCGTACCACGTCTCGTCGCCCTTGTCCCAGCCGCCAAATCCGAATTCACGGGTCAGCAGCCGCAGTCTGGGGGTGCCCAGGCGGTTGCTGCATTCCAGCGAACCCTGCGTGCCGTAGACCGCGAAGCTCTCCTCCCAGCCTGTCGCCGTCCAGCTGTTCTCGACACTGCCCAGTGCGCCGCTCTCGAATTCCAGGCTGGCAACGCTGGTGTCCTCCACCTCGATCTCGAACTTGAGGGTGTTCATGCGGGCGTAGATGCTGCGAACGTCGCCGCCGAAGTGCCGAGCCAGATCCATCATGTGACAGCCGTTGTCGAGCAGAGTGCCGCCGCCACTGGCCGCGAGGCTGCCGAAGACGCCGCGCACTTCCGGCGCACCGCCCCAGTCGTGCGCCTGCCGCAGCCGCATGAAGGTCACGCGCCCGATGCGGCCCTCGTCGATCAGGCGTTTGGCCGTTTCGACCAGCGGGCTGCTTCTCAGGTGGTGTCCGGTCTGAAGCACCGCGCCGCTCGATCTGGCGGCCTCGATCATGGCGTCGCAGGCTTCCAGATCCAGAGACAGCGGCTTTTCGCAGAGGACGTGAATGCCCCGGCGCAGCGCCTCCAGAGCGGCAGGCGCGTGAAACGCATTGGGCGTGCAGATGCTCACGGCCTGAATGTGTTCGCGCTCCAGCATGTCCTCGAAGCTGGCGTATCCGCGTGCCTGCCACTCGTCCTCGCGCCGCAGCCGCGTCCCCTCGCTGACCTCCGCGAAGGCGACCACGTTGGCTCCGCCGTGGCGGTAGCCCTCGTAGTGGCGCTGCGAAATGCCGCCCGCCCCGATGATGCCGACGTTCAGCGTCTCGTTTCCGGCAGGGCTCACGGCTGCTCTCCGGCCTCTCCGGCCTGCTCTGCTTCCGGCAACACTTCGAGCGGAGCGCGGTTGCCGAACGAACGCGGCGCACTGGCAGTCGGCATGGCCCACATGGCAGCGTTGGCGATCACCTTCCGGATTCCGTCGTGGAAGTACGTCGGGTACGTCTCATGACCGGGGCGGAAGTAGAAGATTTTGCCGCTGCCGCGTGTAAAGGTGCAGCCGCTGCGGAAGACCTCGCCGCCGGTAAACCAGCTCACGAAGATCAGTTCGTCGGGCGCGGGAATGTCGAAATGCTCGCCGTACATCTCCTCGGCAGGCAGCTCGATGTATTCGCCCACACCCTGCGCGATGGGGTGCGCCGGATTGACCACCCACAGCCGCTCCTTGTCGGTGGCCTCGCGCCATTTCAGGTCGCAGCCGGTGCCCATCAGACGCTTGAACACCTTGCTGAAGTGCCCGGAGTGCAGCACGATCAGGCCCATGCCGTCCAGCACCCGCGCCAGCACCCGCTCGACGATCTCATCCGATACGGCAGCGTGCGCCTTGTGGCCCCACCACACCAGCACGTCGGTGCTGTCCAGCACGTCCTGCGTCAGTCCGTGTTCCGGCTCGTCCAGCGTGGCGGTCTTCACGTCTGTGAAGCCGTGTGCGGCCAGTCCGTCGGCGATGGCGCCGTGGATGCCCTGCGGATAGAGAGCGGCCACCTTCGGGTTTTCGTGCTCGTGGCGGTATTCGTTCCAGACGGTCAGACGGGGCTGTGTCATGCTCAAGTCTCCTTGTCGCTCCAGTGAGCGTGGTCGCTCGGGTGGGCGCTCAACCAAAGTTCTGTGGTGCAGACGCCAGACTATAACGATTCAGAAGCGGCTTCAATCCCCTCAACTCGGTCAACTGTCACGCTTTTCCGCTCGCCCTCGACACGGCTTCAGCTCCGTCATCGCCCTTTTGAGGCCGTGGCGTGGAATACTGCCTCCCAGAGCAACGAGGGGAGGAGGCAGCATGATGAAATACCGATTTGGACCGTCTGGAGGTCATGGAGGCCACGCGTTCGAGGATGCGCTGCCGGGCGACACCGTAGCGCTGGAGACGGGGGAAACCGCGTCACTGACGGGTCTGATAGGCGTTCGTGTGCGTCACGCCGACCGTATCGACGCCGTTTCGCTGGTGTGGGGCTACAGCGGCCCGGACGGGCAGACTGTTCCCGCCCCGGCAGAGCTGGAAGCGCAGCACGGCGGACCAGAGGGTGTCGAAGAGCTGTTCGAACTGCACGCCCCCGACGAGTGGATCACCGTCATTTCGGGCCGCTACGGTCAGACGGTGGATTCGCTGCGCCTGGAAACCAATCTGGGCCGTTCGGCAGAGTTTGGCGGCAAGGGCGGCGACCACGCATTTCAGTACGACATTCCAGCGGGGCTGAAGCTGGCCGGGTTCTTCGGCAGCGCCGGATACCTGCTCGACGCCCTGGGCGTACTTCTCAGCCCGGCTGTGTCTGCGCCCGAAACGCTGCCCGAGCCAGCCAAGACCCCGGCCCGCAAGACGCCTGCCAGAAAAGCGGCGGCCTCCAAACCTGAGGCACCTTCCGCAGACGCCAAAGCAGCCAAACCCAGGAAGGCTGCCAAGAGCAGTGCCGACACGGCCACACCACCCGCCGAAGACGCCCCGAAACCCAAACGCACCCGCAAGAAAGCCGACGACAGTTGAGACGAAAGCCGCCCTGAATGCCTGTTCCATCGGCGTCAGGGCGAGCTCTGTCTCAGCTGTGAATGCGGAAACCGTCAGCCGTTCTGAACGCCCGAGATCCGTTCGATCTGGGTGATGAGGGCGCTGTGGTCGAGGTTGCCGTCACCGTGTTTCAGCATGTCTGCGAACAGTTCGTGCACCTGAGCGGTCAGCGGCAACTGAAGGTCGTTGCTGTTCGCCACATCCAGCACCGCCACGAGGTCTTTGACCTGATTGGTGACGGTTCCGCCCGGCTCGAACCGCCGCTCGTTCATGCGTGCGCCGTGCAGTTCCAGAATCCGGCTCTGACAGAATCCGCCCATGATCGCCTCGCGCACCTTGACCGGGTCTGCGCCGCCTGCCCGTGCCAGACTCAGCCCCTCCGCGACGGCACCGATGGTCACGGCGACAATCGCCTGATTGACCAGTTTGCACAGCTGCCCCGATCCAGACGGCCCGACATGTACAGGGTTGCCCAGCAGGCGCAGCAGCGGCTCTGCTCTGGCAAGGTCTGCCGCCTCACCGCCCACCATGATCGCCAGCGTTCCCGCCTCCGCGCCCACCGTTCCGCCGCTCACCGGGGCGTCGAGGCACTGGCAGCCCCGGCTCGCCAGCAGCGCGGCGTGGCGCTGAGCTGCCGCCGGGTGAATGCTGCTCATGTCGATCAGCAGGGTGCCGGGAGCGAGTGCGCCGAGGATTGCTTCCAGCACGTCCGTGACCACCGGGCCGTTTGGCAGCATGGTCACGACCACACTCGCCCCCTGCACCGCCTCGGCAGTACTCGTCGCCACCGCCGCGCCCAGTGCGCCAAGTTCTCTCAGCGGTTCCGGCGAACGGTTGAAGACCGTGACCTGCACTCCTGCGGCCAGCAGACGTTTTGCCATCGGTCGGCCCATGAGCCCTGTGCCGATAAAGGCGACCCGCTCGGCAGGAGCGTTGTTCACGCGGTGGCACCCCGCACGCCGACCTCGATGCGGTACAGGCTGGTCGAGGCGGCGATGTACAGCGTGCAGCCATCCGGGCCGCCGAAGGTCAGGTTGCCGATCACTTCCGGCACGGTGATCTCGCCCAGGCGACTGCCGTCGGCAGCATAGATCTGCACGCCGCTGGCACTGCTGGTCCAGATGTTGCCCTGCACATCGGCCCTGAACCCGTCTGGAAATCCAGGCGACACCTCGGCAAACAGGCGGGCATTCACGGCCTGTCCATCCTGCATGTCATAGGCCAGGATGTGATGGTGCGCTTCGGGCCAGTATCCCCGGCTGCTGTGCGTGCCCGCCGTGTCGCCCACATACAGTACCGATTCGTCGGGGCTGAAGGCCAGTCCGTTCGGACAGACCATGCCGCTCACCACCACCCGCAGTTCCTGTGTGGCAGGGTCGTAGCGGTACACTTCCTGACCGGGCTGCTCCTGGGTTCCGCCGTAGCCCTCGTGCGGCTGAATCAGGCCGTAAGGTGGATCGGTAAACCACACGGCACCGTCGCGTGTCACCACCACGTCGTTCGGACTGTTCAGGCGGTTGCCGCCGTACTCGCCCACCAGCAGCTGCCAGCTTCCGTCGTGTTCCTGCCGCACGATGCCGCGCTCGCCATGAGAGCAGCCCACGATGCGTCCCTGCTGGTCGAGCACGTGCCCGTTCTGAAAGTGCGAAGGCTTCAGGTATTCCTGCACGCCCTGGCCTTCCTGCCACACCAGCAGGCGGTTGCCGGGAATATCGCTCCAGACCAGCCGCCCGTTTGGCAGATACACCGGCCCCTCGCCCCAGGTCGCGCCCGTCCACAGGCATTCGAGCACCGCGCCCTCTTTCAGCAGTGGCCTGAGCCGCTCGTCGGCCACCTCGATGCGGGTTTCCGGGCCGTTTCCTGTGCCCCCGCTCTTGTTGCTGTCCATGTCTTCCAAGGTCATTCCTCCAGTATCACCTGCTGATCCTGCGCTTCCAGACTCACGCTCACGGCCCGCCCCTGGGGAGTTCCCGGCGCAGAACGATGACTGACCCCGGCAGGCACGCTCAGCGCCATCCCGGGGCTCAGTCTGACCGGGCGTTCGTTTCTGAACTCCAGCACCAGTTCGCCCTGAAGCACCAGAAAGGTTTCCGGCGTATTGGGGTGACGGTGCCAGGGGCCGACAGACGTCGTGAGCGTGAGTCTGGCGCGGTGGCCTCCATCTGCCATGAACACCTGATTGAACGGCCCCTGCGGCACCGCTGCTGCCAGTGCGAGCAGATCGATAGCGTCGGGGCCGCTCACGGGTGTGCTGTCCGGCCTGTAGGCCTGCGAATCCGCATGTGTCTCTTCTCCATGTTCGGCCTCTGACCTCGCAGAGACGGACTGAACCCCAGGCGACCAGGATTCAGTCCGGAGTCGGCTTACTTGCCCCAGATCTTGCGGTACTGATCGCGGTAGCCGTTCTGCGGATCGAAGCTATCCTTGGCTCCGCCGTCAAACGCGACGTTTGCTTTGGTCACGATATGGACCGGAATGCTGAAGCCGCTGGGCTTCTGGCCCGCGAAGGCCCGGTTGAGTTCATCCACGAGCTGCCAGCCCTGAAGGGTGATCGGCTCGGGAATGGTGGCGTCCTGGTACTGCCCGGTCCGCACGCGCTGGTACGCACTCTGGCTGCCGTCGCCCGCCGAGATGTTGGCGAGCTGCCCGACGGGTTTGACGCCAGCAGCGGTCAGGGCAGGCAGCATGCCGTCGAAGTACAGGTCGTTGATTCCCAGCGAATACGTCCACTTCTGGCCGTACTTCTGCAACAGGCTGGCGGTCACGGTGGGCATGTCTTTGGTGGCGCTGCCCAGACTCTGCACGCGGGTTTCCAGCACGGTGCAGCCACGGCACTGCTTGATGATGTTCGCCATCGCGTCGCTCTTGGCAAGGGCAATCGCGTAGGCGCTGTCGGTAAAGATGACCACGCCCGCCTTGCCGTTGCTCTTCGCAATCGCGTAGTAGGCGGCAGCCTCGGCGGTGGCGGTGGCCGAGGTGGTGATGTTGGTAAACACCTTGGGGCTGGCGATGGGGCCGGCGGCGGCTCCGGCGTGCCAGCCCACCACCACGATGCCCGCCTTGTCTGCCTGTTCCAGCAGGTCGGCCTGCTCGGCCGCGTCAAAACCGCCCAGCACGATGGCGGCGGGCTTCAGCGCGATGGCCTGCCCCAGTGCGTCGGCGTGGCCCGACACCGTTCCGCGCCCGTCGAGGACACGTACCGTCCAGCCGATGGTCTTTCCGGCCTCCTCGACGCCCGCGCCCACGCCCTGTGCGCCACCGTTTCGCTGGTCGCTCGACACGTACACGATGGTCTTGCCCACGGCAGCTTTCGGGCCAGTGGTCGGGCCGCTCCATTTGTTGGCCCGTGCGGCGGCGGTCGCGATAAACGCCCGCGCCTTGGTCAGAACGGGATCGCTTCCCTGAGCCAGCACGCTCAGGGTCGAGGCGGTGGAAACAGCGATCAGGACAGTTAGCACAGCGGTCTTCTTCATGGTGTATCTCCTTGTCCGGTTGCGCCGGATTGAGAGGGGAGTTCAGATAGGACGACAGGAGCATTGACCGCTGGCACAGTGACAGCAGGAGGTGGCAGACGTTTGACCGCGCTGCGTTTCCGGCCTGCAACGCCGGCCAGTCCGATGGCGACCAGCAGCGTCAGGCCGTTGAACATCGGCTCGACCCAGAAGGCCCCGCCGAGCTGTTGCAGCCCCGAAATACCCACGGCCAGAATCACGATGCCGACGATGGTGCCCCAGACGTTCACGCGCCCCGGCTTGATGGTGGTCGAACCGAGAAAGGCGGCGACCAGCGCGGGCAACAGATAATCCAGCCCCACCCCGATCTGCCCGATTCGCAGCTTGGAGGCCAGCACCGTTCCTGCCAGCGCGGTGATGACTCCGCTGGCGACAAAGGCCAGAATGATGTATTTGCGGGTGCTGACGCCGTTGAGACGCGCCGCCTCGGGGTTGGCTCCGACGGCGTACAGGTAGCGGCCCAGCGGGGTGTGATCGAGGGCCAGCCACATCACCACGCTCAGCACCAGCACGTAGATGGCAGGCAGCGGAATGCCCAGCAGACTCCCGCCGCCGAGCTGGAAGAAGCTGGGAGGCAGCGTGCCGATCACCTGCTGCCCGCCCGTGTACCACAGCGCGACGGCGTACACCACCGTGCCGGTTCCCAGCGTGGCGATGAAGGCGTCGATCTGTGCGAGTTCGACCAGCATGGCGTTGATGACGCCCAGCACCGCGCCCAGCACCACCACGATGACGATCACCAGCGGCCAGGGCAGATGGTTCTGACTCTGGAGGCTGATGCCCAGAATCTCGAACAGCACCACGCCGTAGCCCACCGAGATGTCGATTTTGCCCGCCACCATCGGAATCATCACGGCGAGTGCCAGGAGCGCCGTCACCGCCTGGTTGCTCAGGATCAGGCGGGCGTTGGTCCAGGTCGGAAACGTCTGGGGCAACAGCACACTGAACAGCACGATCAGGGCGAGGGTCAACAGCACCACGCCGTAGCTTGGAATCATCCGTGACAGGCGCTTGATCATGCCGCCTATTCCGGCCTCCTGGACATCCGAAAGATCGGGTTCGAGGGCATTACTCTTGAGTGACTGCATGGTTCCCTCCTTTGATCTCTGCTGGCTGGTGGTGCAGCGCTGCGCCGCCTGCCGCCCACAGGTTGAGCTGTTCCAGGGTCAGCTGGTCGCCGCTCAGTTCTCGCACCACTTCGCCCCGGTCAAATACCAGCGCCCGGTGCGCGACTCCGGCGATCTCCTCGAAGTCGGTGGAGATCAGCAGCACCGCCAGACCGCGTTCGAGTGCCTGATTCATCAGCCCGTAGATCTCGGCTTTGCTGCCCACATCCACGCCCAGCGTGGGTTCTTCCAGAATCAGCAGTTGCCCGCCGAACTCCAGCCAGCGGCCCATCACCACTTTCTGCTGGTTGCCGCCCGACAGTGTTTCCACGCTCGCCTCCGGGTCGGCGGGCCGCACCCCGTAGCGGGAAACCCAGCTCTGGGCGCGGGGGCGCTCGGTGGCCGCAGACAACCGCTGATGCAGCCGCACGCCCTGGAGGGCCGGATTCATGAAGAAGTTCTCGCGCACACTGAGCGGCAGCGCCAGACTTTCCTCGCGGCGGTTGGCACTGACAAAGCCGATGCCCGCTGCCATCGCGGCGCCGGGGCTGCGCGTATCGGCGGTCTGGCCGCCCAGCCGCACCTCTCCGCTGTGCTGGGCCAGTCCGAACAGCGAGCGTCCCAGCGCCACCTGCCCCGCTCCCTTCAGCCCGGTCAGGCCGAGCACCTCGCCCGGCTGAAGGCTGAACGACACCGGCAGCCCGCCTTCCGGCGTCAGGCCCACGACTTCCAGACGCACAGGGCCTGGGCCGGGGTCAGCGGCACGCGGATACAGCTGCTCCAGCTTGCGCCCCACGATCTGCGTCACGAGCTGGTCGGGCCGGGTGTCTGCCGTTCGGGCCTCACCCACCAGCCGCCCGTCGCGCAGCACGATGGTCCGGTCTGAAATCTGAAAGACTTCATCGAGTCGGTGCGACACATAGATCATGCCGACGCCCTCGCTTCTGAGCCGCCGCAGGACGCCGAACAGCCGCTCGACATCGGCGGCAGGCAGGCTGCTGGTCGGTTCGTCGAGCACCAGCACCTGCGCCTGCACGGCCAGCGCCCGCGCAATGGCGACCAGGGCGCGTTCGGTGCGCGGCAGCGATTTGATGCGGGCGTCCGGACGAATCCCCCGCCCACCCGTGCCAGCGCCGCTTCGGCATTGCGGTGTGCGGTGCGCCAGTCGATAAACGGCCCGCGCTTGGGAAACGGCTGCCCCAACGACAGATTCTCGGTCACGGTCATCCAGTCCACCAGCCCCAGGTCCTGATGGATAAAGGCGAGAGGGGGCGCTGCGCCGAAGCTGGAAAGTGGCCTGCCCAGCATCAGAATCTCGCCGCTGGTAGGTGTGTAGACCCCGGCGAGCATCTTGATGATGGTGCTCTTGCCCGCTCCGTTCTGCCCCAGCAGTGCCAGGACCTCGCTGCCGTACACCTGCAGCGATACGTCATCGACCGCCCGCGTGCCTCCGAAGACCTTGCTCAGATGGCGCAGCTCCAGCAGCGGCACAGCGCCCGCCGGGGCAGACATGCCTGCTGTGCCTGCCATGGCCGGGGCGCTCACGCGAAGACCTCATCGGGGAGCAGCGACACCTTGACGGCCCGCTCACGGTCGGCGGCCAGTTCGAAGGCTTCCTGCGCCCGAGACAGCGGGAAACTGGCGCTGAGGATCGGGGTCACATCGACGCGGCCCGACCCCAGCAGCTCGGCTGCCCAGCCGAATTCGCGGTGAAAGCGGAAGCTGCCGACCACCGTGATTTCTCGGGAAATCAGCGGATTGAGCGGCGCTGAAGTTGGGCCGCTGGGAAGCATGCCGACCTGCACCAGTCGGCCACCGGGCCGCAGCGCTCCCAGTGCCGAGGCCAGCCCCGCCGGACTGCCCGACGCCTCGAAGGCGACATCGAACAGCCCTGCCGGGGCCTGCTCACGGACATTGACCGTCTCGGTCGCGCCCATCTGCTCGGCCACCCGCAGCGGCGCGGACTGCAGATCGGTCACGGTGATCTGGGTGGCTCCGGCCAGCCGCGCTGAGGTTGCCAGCAGCACGCCGATAGGGCCAGCGCCCACGATCAGCACCCGCCCGCCCAGCAGCGGCCCGGCCTGAGAAACCGCGTGCAGCGTCACCGCGAGCGGCTCGGCGCAGGCTGCCACGGCGTAGCTCATGGTGGAAGACACCACCACGCACTGATCCTGCCGCGCCGTGAACAGTTCGGCAAAGGCCCCCTGAACGTGCGGAAAACGGGCGGCACTCCCGAAGAACCGCATGTTCGGGCAGAGGTTGCTGTGACCCGACAGGCACTGCTCACAGTGCAGACAGGGCCGCGACGGATTGACGGCCACCCGGTCGCCCACCCGCACGTGCGTCACCTCGGCTCCCACCGCCACCACGTCTCCGGCGACTTCGTGGCCCAGGGTCATCGCTTCGCGCAGCCGGAAATCGCCCACGCCGCCGTGCGCGTAGTAATGAAGGTCAGAGCCGCAGATGCCGCCCGCTCCCAGCCGGATCAGCGCCTCGTCGGGGGCGAACTCGGGTTCTGGCAGGTCCTGAAGGCGCAGATCGTGGGCCGCATGAATTCGCAGGGCCTTCATCTCGTTGGCTCGGGCAGGCGCACAGGAGTCGGGAGGGTCTGGCCCGCGAAGTGGGCCTTCAGATTCGCCAGGACCAGTTCGCCCATCTCGTGGCGCGACTCGCGGGTTCCGCTGGCGGCGTGAGGAGCCAGAACCACGTTGTCCATCTCCAGCAGGGCGGGGGGCACGGTCGGCTCGGCGGCAAACACGTCCAGGCCCGCGCCTCCCAGTTCGCCGCGCTGAAGGGCCGCGACCAGCGCCTCCTCATCCACGATCGTGCCGCGTGAGATGTTGATCAGCAGGCCGTCTGATCCCAGGGCGGCCAGCACCCCGGCATCCACCAGCTTGCGCGTGCCCTCGCCGCCCGCTGCCGCCACGATCAGCACATCTACCTCGCGTGCCAGCGACAGAATGTCGGGGAAGAACTGGTAGGGCAGCCCAGGAAGTTCGGCCCGGTCGGTGTACAGCACCTGCATGTCGAGGGCCAGCAGACGCCGGGCCAGCGCCTGCCCGACCCGCCCCAGGCCTACGATTCCGGCCCGTTTGCCGCCCAGCCGGGTGGTCAGCGGCATCTCACCATGCTGCGCCCACTGCCCGGCCCGCACGTAGCGGTCGCCATACGAAATCCGGCGGGCGGCGGCCAGCAGCAGCGCCAGTCCCTGATCGGCCACATCGTTCGTCAGCACGTCGGGAGTGGTGCTGACACTCAGGCCGCGCCGCGCCGCTTCGTTCAGATCGATGGCGTCGAGGCCCACGCCGTAGATGGCGACCATTTCCAGTGCGGGAAGCGCGGCCATGATCTCTGGTTTCAGGCCCACGCCGCCGTTGGTCGCC is a genomic window of Deinococcus sp. KNUC1210 containing:
- a CDS encoding ABC transporter permease codes for the protein MQSLKSNALEPDLSDVQEAGIGGMIKRLSRMIPSYGVVLLTLALIVLFSVLLPQTFPTWTNARLILSNQAVTALLALAVMIPMVAGKIDISVGYGVVLFEILGISLQSQNHLPWPLVIVIVVVLGAVLGVINAMLVELAQIDAFIATLGTGTVVYAVALWYTGGQQVIGTLPPSFFQLGGGSLLGIPLPAIYVLVLSVVMWLALDHTPLGRYLYAVGANPEAARLNGVSTRKYIILAFVASGVITALAGTVLASKLRIGQIGVGLDYLLPALVAAFLGSTTIKPGRVNVWGTIVGIVILAVGISGLQQLGGAFWVEPMFNGLTLLVAIGLAGVAGRKRSAVKRLPPPAVTVPAVNAPVVLSELPSQSGATGQGDTP
- a CDS encoding L-idonate 5-dehydrogenase, whose product is MKALRIHAAHDLRLQDLPEPEFAPDEALIRLGAGGICGSDLHYYAHGGVGDFRLREAMTLGHEVAGDVVAVGAEVTHVRVGDRVAVNPSRPCLHCEQCLSGHSNLCPNMRFFGSAARFPHVQGAFAELFTARQDQCVVVSSTMSYAVAACAEPLAVTLHAVSQAGPLLGGRVLIVGAGPIGVLLATSARLAGATQITVTDLQSAPLRVAEQMGATETVNVREQAPAGLFDVAFEASGSPAGLASALGALRPGGRLVQVGMLPSGPTSAPLNPLISREITVVGSFRFHREFGWAAELLGSGRVDVTPILSASFPLSRAQEAFELAADRERAVKVSLLPDEVFA
- a CDS encoding 2-hydroxyacid dehydrogenase, whose translation is MTQAHPERPELLIVAPMTPFVMQALEHDYTTHRLWEQADRAAYLREHGAGIRGVATNGGVGLKPEIMAALPALEMVAIYGVGLDAIDLNEAARRGLSVSTTPDVLTNDVADQGLALLLAAARRISYGDRYVRAGQWAQHGEMPLTTRLGGKRAGIVGLGRVGQALARRLLALDMQVLYTDRAELPGLPYQFFPDILSLAREVDVLIVAAAGGEGTRKLVDAGVLAALGSDGLLINISRGTIVDEEALVAALQRGELGGAGLDVFAAEPTVPPALLEMDNVVLAPHAASGTRESRHEMGELVLANLKAHFAGQTLPTPVRLPEPTR